The proteins below are encoded in one region of Thermothelomyces thermophilus ATCC 42464 chromosome 1, complete sequence:
- a CDS encoding glycosyltransferase family 25 protein (CAZy_ID 267980) → MESIHLPPLPRRVLYAFGSALLLTFVLLRSLAPESSTFRVAHRGWAPAGDLLRDIRNSTLGFEHIFVVGLPSRSDRRDNIVLQAALSDIQVEFIDGVLGQDIPDKAIPTSPDHKRPADPVLGCWRGHMNAVREIVRRNLTSALILEDDVDWDVRIRDQLQDFALSIRALTQPLLRGDAGGYADPTYPMPSDNSPESVPDMDFYQLPATVPPSTYPYGDNWDLLWVGHCGMHFPFKGSKTIPKGRVIRHNDVTVAPKKSLWTFNIPFTLKETYPEHTRAYHHVQEGVCSLGYALSQRGARKLLHEVGLKDVNAGYDLLLRWFCEGVKGRRPGRQCLTTQPALFHHHRMAGPESHMSDIGNHPNKFRHKAMTDMVRWSVRLNADVLMEGRTDFVDQYPD, encoded by the exons ATGGAGTCAATACACTTACCGCCCTTACCGAGAAGGGTTCTGTACGCTTTCGGCAGCGCGCTCCTTCTGACCTTTGTGCTTCTTCGATCCCTAGCCCCTGAGAGCTCGACATTCCGAGTTGCGCACCGGGGATGGGCGCCCGCGGGCGATCTCCTGCGCGACATCCGCAACAGTACCCTTGGC TTCGAGCACATATTCGTTGTCGGCCTGCCTTCCCGGTCGGACCGTCGCGATAACATAGTCCTACAAGCGGCACTTAGCGATATCCAAGTCGAGTTCATCGATGGCGTCCTGGGCCAAGACATCCCGGACAAGGCCATTCCTACGTCGCCCGACCACAAACGCCCTGCCGATCCCGTCCTCGGCTGTTGGCGCGGGCACATGAACGCCGTCCGAGA AATCGTGCGTCGGAATTTGACGTCGGCTCTTATCCTCGAGGACGACGTCGACTGGGATGTGAGGATCAGAGACCAGCTACAGGACTTCGCGCTGTCAATTCGCGCACTTACGCAACCTTTGCTACGCGGCGACGCCGGCGGATATGCTGACCCGACCTATCCCATGCCATCTGACAACTCACCCGAGTCGGTGCCCGATATGGACTTTTACCAACTCCCGGCCACCGTTCCCCCGAGCACATATCCGTATGGAGACAACTGGGACCTTCTCTGGGTTGGCCACTGCGGCATGCATTTCCCCTTTAAAGGCAGCAAGACAATCCCGAAGGGACGCGTGATCCGCCACAACGACGTGACGGTTGCTCCCAAGAAGAGCCTGTGGACGTTTAACATCCCCTTCACCCTCAAGGAGACGTATCCCGAGCACACCCGGGCCTACCATCACGTCCAAGAGGGCGTCTGCTCGCTCGGCTACGCGCTCAGCCAGCGGGGCGCGCGGAAGCTCCTCCACGAAGTCGGCCTTAAGGACGTCAACGCCGGCTACGACCTCCTGCTGCGGTGGTTCTGCGAGGGCGTCAAGGGCCGCAGGCCCGGTCGCCAATGCTTGACGACGCAACCGGCCCTGTTCCACCATCACCGAATGGCCGGGCCCGAGAGCCACATGAGCGATATCGGAAATCACCCGAACAAGTTCCGACACAAGGCCATGACCGACATGGTCAGGTGGAGTGTACGCTTGAATGCCGACGTTTTGATGGAGGGGAGGACAGATTTCGTAGATCAGTACCCGGACTAG